In the Anaerostipes caccae L1-92 genome, TTTCTCGGGTCAATGATTTTAGCAGCATCATCTACTCTGCCGTACTGACCTTTTGCTTTGTCTAAAGCTGTCTGAGCGTCATCGCCTGCCTTGATGAAGTCCATCATCTTACCAAAGCTTACAAACTGGTATCCGATAATCTGATCTTCTTCGTCCAAAGCGATTCCTGTAACATATCCTTCAGCCATTTCAAGGTAACGAGGTCCTTTTTTCAGTGTACCGTACATAGTACCAACCTGAGATCTTAACCCTTTTCCTAAATCTTCAAGCCCTGCTCCGATTGGAAGCCCGTCCTCAGAGAAAGCACTCTGGGTTCTTCCGTATACGATCTGTAAGAACAGTTCTCTCATCGCTGTATTGATAGCATCACATACTAAGTCTGTATTTAATGCTTCTAAAATTGTTCTTCCTGGTAAAATTTCAGATGCCATGGCAGCTGAGTGAGTCATACCAGAACATCCGATAGTCTCTACCAATGCTTCCTGGATAATTCCTTCTTTTACGTTCAGAGTTAACTTACATCCCCCCTGCTGAGGTGCACACCATCCAATACCGTGAGTCAGCCCGGAAATATCAGTTACGTTTTTTGCACTGATCCATTTTGCTTCTTCAGGGATCGGAGCAGCTCCGTGGTTTACACCCTGAGCTACAGTACACATTTGTTCTACTTCATGTGAATAAATCATGTTGAAACTCCTTTCAGTGAATAAATAATAAACATTCCACACTCATATGTAAGTAATGTTTTTAAGCTCATTTGCTCTAGTTTATTTTATCATATTGTTAAAATTAAAACAAGAAATTATCTCAATAACTTTGTAATGTTTTGTATTTTTTCGCGGACTGGAAAAGGCCGGGTTCCATTCGCAGGACTCCGGCCTTTTTCTGTTATTTTGCTCTGACCCTATAATGCATTTTCATAAATGTGAACGATATCTTCCTTCGTGAGTTCCACATAAGAGCCTTTACAGCCCGCCGCCGCTTTTTCTGCCATGACATCAAAATAGGTTTCATCAATTCCTACTTCTCTCAATGTAGAAGGAAGCCCCATGTCTTTAAAGAACTCCTTCGTACAGTTGATGGCCTTTCTCGCTGTCTCCATGTCATCTTCTGCCATCGGCAGATTCCAGACATTTCTTCCGTAGTCTGCAAATTTCTTCGCCGTAGCTTCATTCAGTGCAAACTCCATCCAGTGAGGTGTGAGGATTGCAAGTCCCTCCCCGTGGGTGATATCATAAAATGCACTTAATTCGTGCTCCATGGGATGTACACACCATGCAACTTCGGCTCCGTCTGAAAGAATGCCGTTGATCGCCATGCTGGATGTCCACATGAGATTGGCCCTGGCATCATAATCATCCGGGTGTTCCAGCGCAACAGGCCCATAGTAAAAGCAGTTCTTTAAGAGACCCTCCGCAAACCGTGCCTGTACATCAGCATTGGACACATTGGTAAAATAATTTTCAAAAATATGACTGATCATATCTGCTGTACCTGCTGCCGTCTGCTTTTTGGAAACAGAATATGTATA is a window encoding:
- a CDS encoding iron-containing alcohol dehydrogenase, producing MNNFTYSIPTKIHFGKGQIAHLSELRESGEKVLLVYGGGSIKKAGIYDTAMKILKDAGLCVSELSGVEPNPRIESVVKGVGICKEENIDMVLAIGGGSVIDCGKVIAAGACSEEDPWELVLHPEKITAALPIYSVLTLAATGSEMDKFAVISDLKKNEKWGTASEHMKPKMSIMDPEYTYSVSKKQTAAGTADMISHIFENYFTNVSNADVQARFAEGLLKNCFYYGPVALEHPDDYDARANLMWTSSMAINGILSDGAEVAWCVHPMEHELSAFYDITHGEGLAILTPHWMEFALNEATAKKFADYGRNVWNLPMAEDDMETARKAINCTKEFFKDMGLPSTLREVGIDETYFDVMAEKAAAGCKGSYVELTKEDIVHIYENAL
- a CDS encoding iron-sulfur cluster assembly scaffold protein, with protein sequence MIYSHEVEQMCTVAQGVNHGAAPIPEEAKWISAKNVTDISGLTHGIGWCAPQQGGCKLTLNVKEGIIQEALVETIGCSGMTHSAAMASEILPGRTILEALNTDLVCDAINTAMRELFLQIVYGRTQSAFSEDGLPIGAGLEDLGKGLRSQVGTMYGTLKKGPRYLEMAEGYVTGIALDEEDQIIGYQFVSFGKMMDFIKAGDDAQTALDKAKGQYGRVDDAAKIIDPRNQ